One genomic window of Equus caballus isolate H_3958 breed thoroughbred chromosome 6, TB-T2T, whole genome shotgun sequence includes the following:
- the CCDC65 gene encoding dynein regulatory complex subunit 2: MPKKGKKAKAPLSDEEQLLLFQQKLLAEEEMAKKKERLLSQFLKDKLAKEEHNSALNLNKINTQWRTVLREVKTRELHKDIEILSQTFERVVDCKDSVIKSLAKDLSEAEEQYAHALRSHMHNIDQLLALQRSRLNLLEESYNLELEALTKEFETERKTIIDQHEKEIHYLQDVFMAMEQNYIDSEYESKLEFQSMWDDLKNKNIEEKHFLRLQLENIVEDLWRRFQDALKNYTDATEDRKIAFETLKVKDEKSSKEIEAQMKKIQRLQESIIILKGKIMAHSRESEEQNQDIRNDKELVLVQLRKLKAQRTQARGISQEKLVKLTLESNATLKALRKTVDKGEKILKLAEICRKFETEEEKVLPFYSSVLTPQEQEEIEEINPEELTEELAKVIVDYIGMENFWKRYNKVKLEQLSLQHRHAQLLEINRKLREMLKQYLDGISVSDEVLSQLNPLFIVNHRSNLTQPLSKPTTQPGDKQPPTTYNIVEAAHVISHIL; encoded by the exons ATGcctaagaaagggaaaaaggcCAAGGCCCCCCTGTCCGATGAGGAGCAGCTGCTTCTGTTTCAGCAGAAGTTGCTGGCAGAGGAGGAGATggccaagaagaaagagaggctcCTGAGCCAGTTCTTGAAG GACAAGCTGGCCAAGGAGGAACACAACAGTGCTCTGAACCTTAATAAGATTAACACGCAGTGGAGAACCGTTCTTCGAGAAGTCAAGACCAGAGAGCTTCATAAGGACATTGAGATCCTCAGCCAAACATTTGAACGAGTGGTGGACTGCAAGGACAGTGTCATCAAG TCTTTAGCTAAGGACCTGTCAGAAGCTGAGGAACAGTATGCCCATGCCCTGCGCAGCCACATGCACAACATTGACCAGCTGTTGGCCCTGCAGAGAAGCCGGCTTAACCTCCTAGAGGAAAGTTACAATCTGGAGCTGGAGGCCCTAACGAAGGAGTTTGAGACAGAAAG GAAGACAATTATTGACCAACATGAAAAAGAGATTCACTACCTACAAGATGTCTTCATGGCCATGGAGCAGAACTACATAGATTCCGAGTATGAAAGCAAGCTGGAATTCCAGAGCATGTGGGATGATCTCAAAAACAAG AACATAGAAGAGAAGCACTTTCTAAGACTGCAACTGGAGAATATAGTAGAAGATCTGTGGAGGAGGTTCCAGGATGCACTCAAGAATTATACTGATGCCACAGAGGATCGAAAGATTGCCTTCGAGACCCTGAAGGTGAAGGACGAGAAGAGctccaaagagattgaagcacagatgaaaaaaatacaaagactaCAG GAgtccataattattttaaaaggcaaGATCATGGCGCACAGCCGTGAGAGTGAAGAACAGAACCAGGACATTCGTAATGACAAGGAGTTAGTCCTTGTACAACTGCGAAAACTTAAGGCGCAAAGGACTCAGGCCCGGGGAATATCACAGGAGAAGCTGGTCAAACTCACCCTGGAAAGTAATGCCACCCTCAAGGCCCTGAGAAAGACTGTCGATAAG GGTGAAAAGATCCTTAAACTTGCTGAAATATGTAGGAAAtttgaaacagaggaagaaaaagtgcTGCCTTTTTATTCATCAGTATTGACTCCTCAGGAGCAGGAGGAGATAGAGGAAATTAACCCAGAGGAGCTTACGGAGGAGCTTGCAAAG GTGATAGTGGACTACATAGGGATGGAGAATTTCTGGAAAAGGTACAACAAAGTGAAACTGGAGCAACTGAGCCTCCAACACAGACATGCCCAGTTGTTAGAAATCAACAGGAAACTGCGGGAGATGCTCAAGCAGTACTTGGATGGCATCTCAGTGAGTGATGAAGTGCTGAGCCAGCTCAACCCACTCTTCATTGTCAACCATCGAAGCAACTTAACCCAGCCCTTGTCCAAACCTACAACCCAGCCAGGTGACAAACAACCTCCAACCACTTACAACATCGTTGAAGCAGCCCACGTGATCTCTCACATCCTGTGA
- the FKBP11 gene encoding peptidyl-prolyl cis-trans isomerase FKBP11: protein MTLRPSLLPLHLLLLLLLSGAVCWAEAGFETESPVRTLQVETLVEPPEPCAEPAAFGDTLHIHYTGSLVDGRVIDTSLTRDPLVIELGQKQVIPGLEQSLLDMCVGEKRRVIIPSHLAYGKRGFPPSIPADAVLQFDVELIALIRANYWQKLVKGILPLVGMAMVPALLGLIGYHLYKKANRPKVSKKKLKEEKRNKSKKK, encoded by the exons ATGACCTTGCGCCCCTCACTACTGCCGCTccatctgctgctgctgctgttgctcaGTGGGGCGGTGTGCTGGGCTGAGGCTGGGTTCGAAACCGAAAGTCCCGTTCGGACCCTCCAAGTGGAGACCCTG GTGGAGCCCCCCGAACCGTGTGCGGAGCCTGCTGCCTTTGGAGACACGCTTCATATACACTACACG GGCAGCTTGGTAGATGGACGCGTTATTGACACTTCCCTGACCAGAGACCCTCTGGTTATAGAACTTGGCCAAAAGCAGGTGATCCCAG GTCTGGAGCAGAGCCTTCTAGACATGTGTGTGGG AGAGAAGCGAAGGGTAATCATTCCTTCTCACTTGGCCTATGGAAAACGGGGATTTCCACCGTCTATTCCAG cgGATGCAGTGCTGCAGTTTGACGTGGAGCTGATTGCACTGATCCGAGCCAACTACTGGCAAAAGCTGGTGAAGGGCATTTTGCCTCTGGTAGGCATGGCCATGGTGCCAGCCCTCCTGGGCCTCATTGGGTATCACCTATACAAAAAGGCCAACAGACCTAAAGTCTCCAAAAAGAAGCTCAAGGAAGAGAAACGAAAcaagagcaaaaagaaataa